Proteins from a single region of Electrophorus electricus isolate fEleEle1 chromosome 5, fEleEle1.pri, whole genome shotgun sequence:
- the LOC113580017 gene encoding E3 ubiquitin-protein ligase NHLRC1: MLLRPVGNSSVVQLSLLSVFCLSIRLHSSREVREACMSMSETPVSLSSRSGRRRGAEEILAEIHSELLECKVCFEIFSTQQRLRRPRNLPCGHVICLECVHTLANRTLQQLECPFCRQLCDMGGTYDCQALVALQELLGSETPRSSFLCSEWTVQTHEERLGIMCLHAAFGGWGTLINPTGLAVFGPSGAVVVVHGGPEKATVFSPQGERLHGFGRYGRGSSELCHPLDVAVTPGGHVVVTDGGDRSVKMFSSRGSPLACVTGPFELPWGVDVDSLGRVLVTDAQTGTLWQVTVDFGRSKVLAKRVVVRELQCPRSVVSCRTSGRIAVLEHGLGRPRRGDAMPVRLKLFTKDFILVSQVDSFSLNLMPSMRLDVSSVAFDRRGGLVVSDTRRGLVWSLGDLHKEPELTPVVVEGLLHPVGLVTRQNFLIILDSGDHTVKIYSTDN; encoded by the coding sequence ATGCTCTTGCGGCCTGTAGGAAACAGCTCTGTTGTGCAGCTCTcgcttttgtctgttttctgtctttctataCGTCTGCACTCTTCACGAGAAGTAAGAGAAGCGTGTATGAGCATGTCTGAgacccctgtctctctgtccagcaGGAGTGGAAGACGCAGAGGCGCAGAGGAGATCCTGGCAGAGATCCACTCTGAACTGCTGGAGTGCAAGGTGTGTTTTGAGATCTTTTCCACTCAGCAGAGGCTTCGCAGGCCCCGGAATCTCCCATGTGGTCATGTGATCTGTCTGGAATGTGTTCACACCCTGGCCAATCGCACCCTCCAGCAACTTGAGTGCCCCTTTTGCAGACAGCTGTGCGACATGGGTGGCACCTACGATTGTCAGGCCCTTGTGGCCCTTCAGGAGTTGCTGGGTTCCGAGACCCCGAGATCCTCATTTCTGTGCTCCGAGTGGACAGTCCAAACCCATGAGGAAAGGTTGGGCATCATGTGTCTCCACGCTGCCTTCGGAGGCTGGGGTACACTCATCAACCCAACAGGCTTAGCTGTGTTTGGGCCGTCAGGAGCAGTGGTGGTGGTACATGGAGGCCCTGAGAAGGCGACTGTCTTCAGCCCTCAGGGCGAACGCCTGCACGGGTTTGGCCGTTATGGACGTGGCTCTTCCGAACTCTGCCATCCGCTGGATGTCGCGGTAACCCCCGGCGGCCATGTTGTGGTGACTGACGGAGGCGACAGGTCAGTTAAGATGTTCTCCTCCAGAGGAAGCCCTCTGGCCTGTGTCACAGGCCCTTTTGAACTGCCGTGGGGCGTCGATGTGGACAGCCTCGGGCGCGTCCTGGTCACGGATGCCCAAACAGGCACCCTCTGGCAGGTGACGGTGGACTTTGGCCGCAGCAAGGTCTTGGCGAAGAGGGTGGTTGTGAGAGAGCTGCAGTGCCCACGTTCTGTGGTCTCCTGCAGAACGTCAGGACGCATCGCTGTATTGGAGCATGGGCTCGGAAGACCACGCAGGGGGGATGCTATGCCTGTGCGACTGAAGCTCTTTACCAAGGACTTTATTCTCGTAAGTCAGGTGGACAGTTTCAGCCTAAACCTAATGCCCTCCATGAGGCTGGATGTTTCCTCTGTGGCCTTTGACAGAAGAGGGGGTCTGGTTGTGTCTGACACTCGTCGGGGACTCGTGTGGAGTTTGGGTGACCTGCACAAAGAGCCTGAGCTAACTCCAGTTGTGGTGGAGGGACTGTTGCATCCAGTGGGCTTAGTGACGAGACAGAACTTTCTGATCATCTTGGATAGTGGAGACCACACTGTGAAGATATACAGCACAGACAACTAA